The following are encoded together in the Deinococcus soli (ex Cha et al. 2016) genome:
- a CDS encoding acyl-CoA thioesterase, with amino-acid sequence MDETMKAPRSRARMLELVFPKDTNYHGTAFGGWVLSLMDKAASIAAVRHAGGNVVTARMDGVDFHVPIRVGDAVALDAQVVRVGRTSMTIRVDVYREHMPTGDQELATTGFFVFVALNEHGRPRPVPPLPEGQDTSAAEPDFEARP; translated from the coding sequence ATGGACGAGACGATGAAGGCGCCGCGCAGCCGGGCGCGCATGCTGGAACTGGTGTTCCCGAAGGACACGAACTACCACGGGACCGCGTTCGGCGGGTGGGTGCTGTCCCTGATGGACAAGGCGGCGAGCATCGCGGCGGTGCGGCACGCCGGGGGGAACGTCGTGACGGCCCGCATGGACGGCGTGGATTTCCACGTGCCGATCCGGGTGGGGGACGCCGTGGCGCTGGACGCGCAGGTGGTGCGGGTGGGCCGCACGAGCATGACCATCCGCGTGGACGTGTACCGCGAGCACATGCCGACCGGGGATCAGGAACTGGCCACGACGGGCTTTTTCGTGTTCGTGGCGCTCAATGAGCACGGCAGGCCCCGCCCGGTGCCCCCCCTGCCGGAGGGTCAGGACACGAGTGCCGCCGAGCCGGACTTCGAGGCGCGCCCGTGA
- a CDS encoding cold-shock protein, which produces MAVGIVKWFNAEKGFGFIQSEGSPDIFAHFSAIQGSGFKKLNEGDEVEFDIEDGQRGKGPQAKNIVVTKAAPVSDFGGRRNDRW; this is translated from the coding sequence ATGGCAGTAGGCATCGTGAAATGGTTTAACGCGGAAAAAGGCTTCGGTTTCATTCAGTCCGAGGGCAGCCCCGACATCTTCGCGCACTTCAGCGCGATCCAGGGCAGCGGCTTCAAGAAGCTGAACGAAGGCGACGAAGTCGAATTCGACATCGAAGACGGCCAGCGTGGTAAGGGCCCCCAGGCCAAGAACATCGTCGTGACGAAGGCCGCTCCTGTGAGCGACTTCGGCGGCCGCCGCAACGACCGCTGGTAA
- a CDS encoding response regulator, producing MTNAAARRPTILIVDDSPGVLHTLEYLLSPHMTVVTAESGAAALEALTPDTALVLTDVRMPGMSGVDLARQLRRTHPALPVAFMTGIIEADLRAEAETLEVLDVLRKPLRPGVLFPALQGWLGRRDVLPADAPDTRPPPRPAASPPVAVPKGGTPSPAPAVQVTGGARGAAVVAAPPTPDRVRQQAQMFVAGLSVLPGVTAACAFDPQGEPLTAPDLLNAQVGTYLKFLLTAAQTLAPHLRTGLPLKAAQLEFQDRVLVVCPFDGGFAAVLVRDTPGASSVKAWMRSRMG from the coding sequence ATGACCAACGCGGCGGCCCGGCGACCCACGATCCTCATCGTGGATGACAGCCCTGGCGTACTCCACACCCTGGAGTACCTGCTCTCGCCGCACATGACGGTCGTCACGGCCGAGAGTGGGGCGGCGGCGCTGGAGGCCCTCACCCCCGACACGGCCCTGGTCCTGACCGACGTCCGCATGCCGGGCATGAGCGGCGTGGACCTCGCGCGGCAGTTGCGGCGCACGCACCCGGCGCTGCCCGTGGCGTTCATGACCGGCATCATCGAAGCCGACCTGCGCGCCGAGGCCGAGACGCTGGAGGTGCTGGACGTGCTGCGCAAGCCCCTGCGGCCCGGCGTGCTGTTCCCGGCGCTGCAGGGCTGGCTGGGGCGCCGGGACGTGCTGCCCGCCGACGCCCCGGACACTCGCCCGCCACCCCGACCTGCCGCCTCTCCTCCCGTGGCGGTCCCTAAGGGGGGAACGCCGTCACCGGCCCCGGCAGTTCAGGTCACTGGAGGGGCACGTGGCGCGGCCGTGGTCGCCGCGCCGCCCACCCCGGACCGGGTGCGACAGCAGGCGCAGATGTTCGTGGCAGGCCTGAGCGTCCTGCCGGGCGTGACAGCCGCGTGTGCCTTCGACCCGCAGGGTGAACCGCTGACCGCCCCGGACCTGCTGAACGCGCAGGTGGGCACGTACCTGAAGTTCCTGCTGACGGCCGCGCAGACGCTCGCGCCGCACCTGCGGACCGGGCTGCCGCTGAAGGCCGCGCAGCTGGAATTCCAGGACCGGGTGCTCGTCGTGTGCCCCTTTGACGGGGGCTTCGCGGCGGTGCTGGTGCGGGACACGCCGGGGGCGAGCAGCGTGAAGGCCTGGATGCGCAGCCGCATGGGGTGA
- a CDS encoding histidine phosphatase family protein: MTEGVTDGLHLTLVRHGATDWNGAGRWQGWSDTPLGAAGEDQAARLRPRLAGRVFDQVFSSDLARAARTAELSLPAGTPLTLDVRLRELHFGVFEGVTTDEVLGDDRYARWQLDPWGTPAPDGESLSQVGARLRDWAEELPGGRVIAFTHGAAIRALLCDLFGWPARPQPGYVLPFPYGLSHTSLTTLTRTGRGAGARWALVTYNDHAHLE, translated from the coding sequence GTGACCGAGGGCGTGACTGACGGGTTGCACCTGACCCTGGTGCGACACGGCGCGACCGACTGGAACGGCGCGGGCCGCTGGCAGGGCTGGTCCGACACGCCGCTGGGCGCGGCCGGAGAGGATCAGGCAGCGCGTCTGCGGCCCCGGCTGGCGGGGCGGGTGTTCGACCAGGTGTTCAGCAGTGATCTGGCGCGCGCGGCCCGCACGGCGGAGCTGAGCCTCCCGGCGGGCACGCCGTTGACGCTGGATGTCCGCCTGCGGGAACTGCACTTCGGGGTGTTCGAGGGCGTCACGACCGACGAGGTCCTGGGCGACGACCGCTACGCGCGGTGGCAGCTGGACCCGTGGGGCACGCCCGCCCCGGACGGCGAGAGCCTGTCGCAGGTCGGCGCCCGCCTGCGCGACTGGGCCGAGGAACTGCCGGGCGGGCGCGTGATCGCGTTCACGCACGGCGCGGCGATCCGGGCGCTGCTGTGCGACCTGTTCGGCTGGCCTGCCCGGCCGCAACCCGGCTACGTCCTACCGTTCCCATACGGGCTGTCCCACACCAGCCTCACCACCCTGACCCGCACCGGGCGGGGGGCGGGGGCGCGCTGGGCGCTCGTGACGTACAACGACCACGCGCACCTGGAGTAG
- a CDS encoding HD domain-containing protein has protein sequence MNALHPLLALDPRLPAVWAWVQVQMRPDAAHDDAHLARVARWTIRCAPDQAPALAVAAALTHDVVNLPKNHPDRAHASDLSAQAVLSQLPRLGFTPDDARCIADAVRDHSYSRGATPTTPLGRALQDADRLDALGALGVLRVAGVGGQLGRALLHPDDPWAETRAPDDLAYTIDHFFTKLLRLDGTFLTPAGQAEARRRTLTMRAFLAELASELEIAPPQQG, from the coding sequence GTGAACGCCCTGCACCCCCTGCTGGCCCTCGACCCGCGCCTGCCCGCCGTGTGGGCCTGGGTACAGGTGCAGATGCGCCCCGACGCCGCGCACGACGACGCGCACCTGGCCCGCGTGGCCCGCTGGACCATCCGCTGCGCCCCCGATCAGGCGCCCGCGCTGGCCGTCGCCGCCGCCCTGACGCACGACGTCGTGAACCTCCCCAAGAACCACCCGGACCGCGCCCACGCCAGCGACCTCAGCGCCCAGGCGGTCCTGAGCCAGCTGCCCAGGCTGGGCTTCACCCCGGACGACGCCCGCTGCATCGCGGACGCCGTGCGCGACCACAGCTACTCGCGCGGCGCGACCCCCACCACCCCGCTGGGCCGCGCTCTACAGGACGCCGACCGGCTCGACGCGCTGGGCGCACTGGGTGTGCTGCGCGTCGCGGGCGTCGGCGGACAGCTGGGCCGCGCCCTGCTGCACCCGGACGACCCCTGGGCCGAGACGCGCGCCCCCGACGACCTCGCCTACACCATCGATCACTTCTTCACCAAACTGCTGCGCCTGGACGGCACGTTCCTGACCCCCGCCGGGCAGGCCGAGGCCAGACGCCGCACCCTGACCATGCGCGCCTTCCTCGCCGAACTCGCCAGCGAACTGGAAATCGCGCCGCCCCAGCAGGGGTGA
- the treS gene encoding maltose alpha-D-glucosyltransferase: protein MTQTPAPEWYKSAVFYELSVRTFADGNGDGKGDFPGLTGKLDYLRGLGVDVLWILPCYPSPLRDDGYDVADYVGIHPDLGTLDDFKVFLREAHARGLRVVTDFVTNHTSSDHPWFQAARRGPTLPDGSPNEYYDYYVWSDTGTEYAGARIIFTDTEVSNWTLDEQSGRYYWHRFFASQPDLNYDNPRVIEEILNAARFWLDLGVDGFRVDAVPYLIEREGTNCENLPETHDILKRFRRMVDEDYPGRVLLAEANQWPEEVVEYFGTDADPEFHMCFNFPVMPRLYMSLKKEDTTSIREIMERLPAIPAFGQWVTFLRNHDELTLEMVTDDERAFMYAAYAPDTRMKINVGIRRRLAPLLDNDRRRVELLTTVLLALPGSPILYYGDEIGMGDDLSLADRNGVRTPMQWNAGMSGGFSTATPDQCFFPPIGDAVYGYGRVNVQSQEQDPSSLLKWTSRQLELRRRHPAFAVGDLTFIDTDNPAILAFTRRTGDETLLIVSNFAANAQAVHLNLGDYAGRVPVTLAGASPFPAIGEDPYAMILGKYDYYWLRLN from the coding sequence ATGACCCAGACCCCCGCCCCGGAGTGGTACAAGAGCGCCGTCTTCTACGAACTCTCGGTCCGCACCTTCGCGGATGGCAACGGCGACGGCAAGGGCGACTTCCCCGGCCTGACCGGCAAACTCGACTACCTGCGCGGCCTGGGCGTGGATGTCCTGTGGATCCTCCCGTGCTACCCCAGCCCCCTGCGCGACGACGGCTACGACGTGGCCGACTACGTGGGTATCCACCCGGACCTGGGCACCCTGGACGACTTCAAGGTCTTCCTGCGCGAGGCCCACGCCCGCGGCCTGCGCGTCGTCACGGACTTCGTCACCAACCACACCAGCAGCGACCATCCCTGGTTTCAGGCGGCCCGGCGCGGCCCGACCCTCCCGGACGGCAGCCCCAACGAGTACTACGACTACTACGTCTGGAGCGACACCGGCACCGAGTACGCCGGGGCCAGGATCATCTTCACCGATACCGAGGTCAGCAACTGGACGCTGGACGAACAGAGCGGCCGCTACTACTGGCACCGCTTCTTCGCCAGCCAGCCCGACCTGAACTACGACAACCCCCGCGTGATCGAGGAGATCCTGAACGCCGCGCGCTTCTGGCTCGACCTCGGCGTGGACGGCTTCCGCGTGGACGCCGTGCCCTACCTGATCGAGCGGGAAGGCACCAACTGCGAGAACCTGCCCGAAACGCACGACATCCTCAAACGCTTCCGGCGCATGGTGGACGAGGACTACCCCGGGCGGGTCCTGCTGGCCGAGGCGAACCAGTGGCCCGAGGAGGTCGTCGAGTACTTCGGGACCGACGCCGACCCCGAATTCCACATGTGCTTCAACTTCCCCGTCATGCCCCGCCTGTACATGAGCCTGAAGAAGGAGGACACCACCTCCATCCGGGAGATCATGGAGCGCCTGCCCGCCATCCCCGCGTTCGGGCAGTGGGTGACGTTCCTGCGCAACCACGACGAACTGACCCTGGAGATGGTCACCGACGACGAACGCGCCTTCATGTACGCTGCGTACGCCCCGGACACCCGCATGAAGATCAACGTGGGCATCCGCCGCCGCCTCGCGCCGCTGCTCGACAACGACCGGCGCCGCGTGGAACTCCTGACCACCGTCCTGCTGGCCCTGCCGGGCAGCCCCATCCTGTACTACGGCGACGAGATCGGCATGGGCGACGACCTGTCCCTGGCCGACCGCAACGGCGTGCGCACCCCCATGCAGTGGAACGCGGGCATGAGCGGCGGGTTCTCCACCGCCACGCCGGACCAGTGCTTCTTCCCGCCCATCGGGGACGCCGTGTACGGCTACGGCCGCGTGAACGTGCAGAGCCAGGAACAGGATCCCAGCAGCCTCCTGAAATGGACCAGCCGCCAGCTGGAACTGCGCCGCCGCCACCCGGCCTTCGCGGTGGGCGACCTGACCTTCATTGACACGGACAATCCCGCCATCCTGGCTTTCACACGCCGCACCGGGGACGAGACCCTGCTGATCGTGAGCAACTTCGCCGCGAACGCCCAGGCGGTCCACCTGAACCTCGGCGACTACGCGGGGCGGGTGCCCGTCACCCTGGCCGGTGCCAGTCCCTTCCCGGCCATCGGGGAGGACCCGTACGCCATGATCCTCGGGAAGTACGACTACTACTGGCTGCGGCTGAACTGA